Proteins co-encoded in one Desulfobulbaceae bacterium genomic window:
- a CDS encoding AAA family ATPase, whose protein sequence is MKIAISGKGGVGKTTIMALIAKHAKKHFNEVLVIDADSSPHMAQTLGVENPESISSISEMKDLLVERSGKVEGSPFYNINPKIDDLPERFMLEKDGIKLMILGAIQTGDKGCACAENTVLKRLLTKLLLQTDQAILLDMEAGVEHLGRGTIASVDHLLIVVTPSQSSIRTAHKIKKLADDVGITNVSYVGNCVKDSQDQEFIEQQLGESLIASFEDSREIRLSERNGTPITDLAEHFSKTLEDLFRSLNNK, encoded by the coding sequence ATGAAAATTGCAATCAGTGGCAAAGGCGGCGTCGGCAAAACAACCATAATGGCATTAATTGCCAAACATGCCAAAAAACATTTCAATGAGGTTCTGGTTATTGATGCCGATTCAAGCCCACACATGGCTCAAACCCTGGGAGTAGAAAATCCGGAATCAATAAGTTCTATCTCTGAGATGAAGGATCTTCTTGTTGAACGATCTGGAAAAGTTGAAGGCTCACCTTTTTACAACATCAATCCGAAAATTGATGATCTTCCAGAACGTTTTATGTTGGAAAAAGACGGCATCAAGCTCATGATCCTAGGTGCCATTCAAACCGGTGATAAAGGCTGTGCTTGCGCCGAAAACACAGTATTGAAACGACTTTTAACAAAGCTGCTTTTGCAGACAGATCAAGCAATCCTTCTTGATATGGAAGCAGGCGTCGAACATCTTGGCCGTGGAACAATTGCCAGCGTTGACCACCTGCTTATCGTGGTAACCCCCTCACAATCGAGTATCAGAACTGCCCACAAAATCAAAAAATTAGCCGACGATGTCGGCATTACAAATGTTTCGTATGTGGGAAACTGCGTAAAAGACTCTCAAGATCAGGAGTTTATTGAACAACAACTTGGCGAGTCATTAATCGCCTCTTTTGAAGATTCTAGAGAGATACGACTTTCAGAACGAAACGGCACACCAATCACTGATCTGGCAGAACATTTCAGTAAAACACTCGAAGATCTTTTTCGGTCCCTGAACAACAAATAA
- a CDS encoding DUF1343 domain-containing protein, which produces MISLGIDQFIADPPADVVGERLALLCNQSSVNGKYQHSRDRIQALMPGSLTCLISPQHGFFSEKQDNMIESDHDKDGMGIPVFSLYGDTRVPTKEMYDHFDVLLVDLLDVGTRVYTFMSTLAYCLEAAAKYNKKVIVLDRPNPVGGSQVEGNILADDCRSFVGLYALPMRHGFTFGELALFINDQLSQKADLQVLPMRGWQRDMYYPQTGLPWVYPSPYLPTFLSALVYPGQVLWEGTNISEGRGTTLPFELFGSPSLDHNNVLKGLDAESLKGCVLRPVCFEPTSNKWAGQVCKGFHLHVTDASIFKPYRVSLALLKALSECCGDFALKEPPYEYEFERLPLDLILGDTKLFRQIQQGAEIVELERLWQPRLDEFIELRPNYFLYK; this is translated from the coding sequence ATGATCTCTTTGGGAATTGACCAGTTTATTGCTGATCCACCGGCAGATGTTGTTGGTGAAAGGCTTGCCTTACTTTGTAATCAGTCCTCGGTTAACGGTAAATATCAGCACAGTCGTGATCGCATACAGGCGCTTATGCCGGGCAGTCTAACCTGTCTTATTTCTCCGCAGCATGGCTTTTTCTCTGAAAAGCAAGATAATATGATCGAGTCAGATCATGACAAGGATGGAATGGGGATACCCGTTTTCAGTCTTTATGGTGATACCCGTGTTCCTACAAAGGAGATGTATGATCATTTTGATGTGTTGCTGGTCGATCTTCTTGACGTTGGCACTCGTGTTTATACCTTTATGTCAACATTGGCATATTGTCTTGAGGCGGCTGCAAAATATAACAAAAAAGTTATTGTATTGGATCGACCAAATCCTGTTGGAGGATCTCAGGTTGAAGGAAATATTCTTGCTGATGACTGCCGCTCTTTTGTAGGGCTCTACGCATTGCCGATGCGGCATGGTTTTACCTTTGGTGAGTTGGCTTTGTTTATAAATGATCAATTATCGCAAAAAGCCGACTTGCAGGTTTTGCCAATGCGCGGCTGGCAACGAGATATGTACTATCCTCAGACAGGGTTGCCATGGGTCTACCCATCACCATATCTGCCAACCTTCCTGTCGGCCCTGGTATATCCCGGCCAGGTACTCTGGGAGGGAACCAATATATCTGAAGGCCGTGGCACAACGCTGCCTTTTGAACTGTTCGGTTCACCATCTCTCGACCATAATAACGTTCTAAAGGGGCTTGATGCTGAGTCGCTGAAGGGATGCGTTCTGCGCCCGGTTTGCTTTGAACCTACTTCTAATAAGTGGGCGGGCCAGGTGTGTAAAGGATTTCATCTGCATGTGACCGATGCATCCATATTTAAACCGTATCGCGTCTCATTGGCATTGCTGAAAGCTCTTAGTGAATGCTGTGGCGATTTTGCCCTCAAAGAACCGCCCTATGAGTACGAATTCGAGCGACTTCCCTTAGATCTTATTTTAGGTGATACTAAGCTGTTTAGGCAGATACAGCAGGGTGCAGAGATTGTTGAACTTGAACGTTTGTGGCAACCTCGGCTTGACGAATTTATTGAATTGCGACCAAACTATTTTCTCTACAAATAA